Proteins co-encoded in one Desulfovibrio sp. Huiquan2017 genomic window:
- a CDS encoding polysaccharide deacetylase family protein produces MNNLLRELDAWKDADATAEFWWRDDDAAEPAVELDRLIRLSDGFVVPCGLATVPAKAGEPLRKTLSHAHHVWVLQHGYAHKNHAPSGAGAWELGNHRPKSVVLDELRQGMGKLVQLFKGRFVPVLVPPWNRIDPELLAYLPVMGYRGLSGSYKKHRPAPPADLRVADAHCDVLYWKDKPHVRFAGTEKCLNLLTDHLRDKRTGEARADEPTCLLTHHLAMDAEAWAFVEALFAATTAHPAAVWVSPASIWPAKG; encoded by the coding sequence ATGAATAATTTACTGCGCGAACTGGACGCCTGGAAGGACGCGGACGCCACCGCCGAATTCTGGTGGCGCGACGACGACGCGGCCGAACCGGCCGTGGAACTCGACCGGCTCATTCGGTTGAGCGACGGCTTTGTCGTGCCGTGCGGCCTGGCCACGGTCCCGGCCAAGGCGGGCGAACCGCTGCGCAAAACCTTGTCCCACGCCCACCACGTCTGGGTGCTCCAGCACGGCTACGCCCACAAGAACCACGCTCCGTCGGGCGCCGGGGCCTGGGAATTGGGCAATCACCGACCCAAGTCCGTGGTCCTGGACGAACTCCGGCAGGGCATGGGCAAGCTGGTCCAGTTGTTCAAGGGCCGGTTCGTGCCCGTCCTGGTGCCGCCGTGGAACCGCATCGACCCGGAGCTTCTGGCCTATCTTCCGGTCATGGGCTACCGGGGATTGTCCGGCAGCTACAAGAAGCACCGTCCCGCACCGCCCGCCGACCTGCGCGTGGCCGACGCCCACTGCGACGTGCTCTACTGGAAGGACAAACCCCATGTGCGTTTCGCCGGTACGGAAAAGTGCCTGAACCTGCTCACGGATCACCTGCGCGACAAGCGCACGGGCGAGGCCCGCGCCGATGAGCCCACCTGCCTGCTGACCCACCATCTGGCCATGGACGCCGAGGCCTGGGCCTTCGTGGAGGCGCTTTTCGCGGCGACCACGGCCCATCCTGCGGCGGTATGGGTTTCCCCGGCCTCTATCTGGCCCGCCAAGGGCTGA
- a CDS encoding GNAT family N-acetyltransferase, whose translation MTATLRRMKPADIEAVCSLLHENMNPNFTAKRWKALFAPNWCGSDHDMGIVAEADGRIVGVHGHVCSYRVIDGHRERFRNFSSWYILKEYRKHGLGSAMVEMAIDDPEITCTVFSLSPKRIDFFKTLGMSVLEEERLLWRRTGKKYDNLELVSDPVKIRQWCDQGDIRVFDDHHDLPVIPVLVMTRCTQCLLFLSRAVKHGGTVYYDVLYRSNPALFTARVQDIAEALLPDEDCVLAADRRFTDHDAGGEVEVIKSPRFFKSARVEPRDIDLAYSEISLLGLKLD comes from the coding sequence ATGACCGCCACACTGCGCCGAATGAAGCCTGCGGACATCGAGGCCGTCTGTTCGCTTCTGCACGAGAATATGAATCCGAATTTCACCGCGAAGCGTTGGAAGGCGCTGTTCGCCCCGAATTGGTGCGGATCCGACCACGACATGGGCATCGTGGCCGAGGCCGACGGCCGCATCGTGGGCGTGCACGGCCATGTTTGTTCGTACCGGGTCATCGACGGCCACCGCGAGCGATTCCGGAATTTTTCCTCCTGGTATATCCTCAAGGAATACCGCAAGCACGGACTCGGTTCGGCCATGGTCGAGATGGCCATCGACGATCCCGAAATCACCTGCACGGTCTTTTCCTTGTCCCCCAAGCGTATCGACTTCTTCAAGACGCTCGGCATGAGCGTGCTCGAAGAGGAACGGCTGCTGTGGCGCCGCACCGGCAAGAAGTACGACAATCTCGAACTGGTCTCGGACCCGGTCAAAATCCGGCAATGGTGCGACCAGGGCGACATCCGCGTCTTCGACGACCACCACGACCTGCCGGTCATTCCGGTCCTGGTCATGACCCGCTGCACCCAGTGTCTGCTCTTTCTGTCCCGGGCCGTCAAACACGGCGGCACGGTCTACTACGACGTGCTCTACCGTTCCAATCCGGCACTGTTCACCGCCCGCGTCCAGGACATCGCCGAGGCCCTGTTGCCGGACGAGGATTGCGTGCTGGCCGCGGACCGGCGGTTCACGGATCACGACGCCGGGGGAGAGGTGGAGGTCATCAAGTCGCCGCGGTTCTTCAAGTCCGCGCGGGTCGAGCCCCGGGACATCGACCTGGCCTACTCCGAAATATCCCTGCTTGGGCTCAAGCTGGATTAG
- a CDS encoding WbuC family cupin fold metalloprotein — MSEEKTPFTALEAPAGDVTSLTLSLVGKLLAQSRQSPRKRMLQKLHKTHEATAHRMFNAMQPGTYITPHRHLDPPKDETLLVMAGAMLFIRFTDEGEIAEQLLLQPGTETFGVDVAPHVYHTYVPLKQDTLVFECKTGPYDRESDKDIPDWAPREGSPEAEAYLLELLKTLAAKATAEAEAVKAARGDEPDQ, encoded by the coding sequence ATGAGCGAAGAAAAAACTCCTTTCACGGCCTTGGAAGCGCCTGCGGGTGACGTCACTTCCCTGACCCTCAGCCTGGTGGGCAAGTTGCTTGCCCAGTCCCGGCAGAGCCCGCGCAAACGCATGCTCCAGAAGCTGCACAAAACGCATGAGGCCACGGCGCACCGCATGTTCAACGCCATGCAGCCCGGCACCTACATCACGCCCCACAGGCACCTTGATCCGCCCAAGGACGAGACCCTTCTGGTCATGGCCGGGGCCATGCTTTTCATCCGTTTCACGGACGAGGGCGAAATCGCCGAGCAGCTTCTCCTCCAACCCGGTACCGAGACCTTCGGGGTGGACGTGGCCCCGCACGTCTACCACACCTACGTGCCGCTCAAGCAGGACACCCTGGTCTTCGAGTGCAAGACCGGGCCGTATGACCGGGAGTCGGACAAGGACATCCCGGATTGGGCCCCGCGCGAGGGCTCGCCCGAAGCCGAGGCGTACCTTCTCGAACTGCTCAAGACCCTGGCCGCCAAGGCCACTGCCGAGGCCGAGGCCGTCAAGGCCGCACGCGGCGACGAGCCCGACCAATAG
- a CDS encoding DMT family transporter codes for MNTRTLRADVLLFLTAAIWGLAFVAQRVGMEHVGPLTFNGIRFALGALALVPLTLVLEKRRASGLIGVDRRRTIVGGGLLGLALFIGASLQQIGLAGPQLAGFGLEASTAGKAGFITGLYVVLVPLFGLFLAQRPGWGTWVGAALAVTGMYLLSVTSGLAISFGDLLVFIGAFFWAGHVLLVGKLSPGLDAVDAVKLSAIQFAVCAVLSLVGAAATEEATLAGIAGAGPAILYGGLMSVGVAYTLQIIAQRDAQPAHAAIILSLESVFAAIGGWLMLGEVLTARGLTGCALMLAGMLLSQLKP; via the coding sequence GTGAACACCCGCACTCTTCGCGCCGACGTCTTGCTTTTCCTCACCGCCGCCATCTGGGGCCTGGCCTTCGTGGCTCAGCGCGTGGGCATGGAGCACGTCGGTCCCCTGACCTTCAACGGCATCCGTTTCGCCCTTGGGGCGCTGGCTTTGGTCCCGCTTACCCTGGTTCTGGAGAAACGGCGGGCGTCCGGCCTCATCGGCGTGGACCGCAGGCGCACGATCGTCGGCGGCGGACTGCTTGGCCTGGCCTTGTTCATCGGGGCTTCCCTGCAGCAGATCGGCCTGGCCGGTCCGCAATTGGCCGGGTTTGGCCTGGAGGCGTCCACCGCCGGGAAGGCCGGGTTCATCACCGGACTGTACGTGGTCCTGGTGCCCCTCTTCGGCCTGTTCCTGGCCCAGCGCCCGGGCTGGGGAACCTGGGTCGGCGCGGCCCTGGCCGTGACCGGCATGTACCTGCTCTCCGTGACCTCGGGCCTGGCCATCTCCTTCGGCGACCTGCTGGTGTTCATCGGCGCATTCTTCTGGGCGGGCCACGTTCTGCTCGTGGGCAAACTTTCGCCCGGCCTGGACGCGGTGGACGCCGTCAAGTTGTCCGCCATCCAGTTTGCGGTCTGCGCGGTCCTTTCGCTCGTCGGTGCGGCCGCCACCGAGGAGGCCACCCTGGCCGGCATCGCCGGAGCGGGTCCGGCCATCCTCTACGGCGGCCTCATGTCCGTGGGCGTGGCCTACACCCTCCAGATCATCGCCCAGCGCGACGCCCAGCCCGCCCACGCGGCCATCATCCTCAGCCTGGAGTCGGTCTTCGCCGCCATCGGCGGGTGGCTCATGCTCGGCGAGGTCCTGACCGCCCGGGGCCTGACGGGGTGCGCCCTGATGCTGGCGGGCATGCTGCTCAGTCAGTTGAAGCCGTAA
- the selD gene encoding selenide, water dikinase SelD codes for MEKLKLVQMVKAAGUAAKITPGDLEIALSGLGVRPDDRVLAGGPGDNEDAAILSFPPGKALVQTVDFFTPVVNDPYKFGRIAAANALSDVYAMGGEPWAAMNIVCFPADKLPMSVLAEVLRGGKDTVEEAGAVPSGGHSVDDPEIKYGLAVSGAVDPDRFASNRGVRPGDVLILTKPIGTGVLATAVKGEMPGCDAMEDLLFETCGRLNKTGGAIIRELGLTGATDITGFGLGGHMIELAEASRVVLELRMRDVPLLPGALDMASMGLLPAGSICNRRHYLPRVKVASGLDPVHFDMMFDAQTSGGLLLAVPPKLVDRAVAMLEAAGEPAALVGRALSAGPGDPPLAIV; via the coding sequence ATGGAAAAGTTGAAACTGGTCCAGATGGTCAAAGCCGCGGGCTGAGCGGCTAAGATCACTCCAGGGGACCTGGAGATCGCACTTTCGGGCCTGGGGGTCCGACCTGATGACCGCGTGCTCGCCGGAGGTCCCGGCGATAACGAGGACGCCGCTATTTTGTCTTTTCCTCCGGGTAAGGCTCTGGTCCAGACCGTGGATTTCTTCACCCCCGTGGTCAACGATCCCTACAAGTTCGGGCGTATAGCCGCGGCCAACGCCCTGTCCGACGTCTATGCCATGGGCGGCGAGCCGTGGGCGGCCATGAACATCGTCTGTTTCCCGGCGGACAAGCTGCCCATGTCGGTGCTGGCCGAGGTGCTGCGCGGCGGCAAGGATACCGTGGAGGAGGCGGGCGCGGTGCCCAGCGGCGGGCACAGCGTGGACGATCCGGAGATCAAGTACGGCCTGGCCGTATCCGGGGCCGTGGACCCGGACCGCTTCGCCTCGAACCGGGGCGTCCGGCCCGGCGACGTACTGATCCTGACCAAGCCCATCGGCACGGGCGTGCTGGCCACGGCGGTCAAGGGCGAGATGCCCGGCTGCGATGCCATGGAGGACCTGCTTTTCGAGACCTGCGGCAGATTGAACAAAACCGGCGGCGCAATCATCCGCGAACTCGGCCTGACCGGGGCCACGGACATTACGGGCTTCGGCCTGGGCGGGCACATGATCGAGCTGGCCGAGGCCAGCCGCGTGGTGCTGGAGCTGCGCATGCGCGACGTGCCGCTCCTGCCCGGCGCCCTGGACATGGCCTCCATGGGACTTTTGCCCGCCGGATCCATCTGCAATCGCCGCCACTACCTGCCCAGGGTCAAGGTCGCCTCCGGGCTCGATCCCGTGCATTTCGACATGATGTTCGACGCCCAGACCTCGGGCGGCCTGCTCCTGGCCGTACCGCCGAAGCTCGTGGACCGGGCCGTGGCCATGCTCGAAGCTGCCGGGGAACCCGCCGCCTTGGTGGGCCGGGCGCTGTCCGCCGGTCCGGGGGACCCGCCCCTGGCCATCGTTTAA
- a CDS encoding PAS domain S-box protein, which translates to MKKFINEPSVNAQAEEAPDQSPQPGWGESFIDPACFKELCEALGDGVVKADITGIILEANTTFCDMVGHARKDVIGKSVLDFTPERERESERESIRLLIESGKSSHEKEKGLLTADGRELLIQVSCRLQHDKSGDPVSLWGIFRDITDRRSAENRARDNLEKYRFLAENATDVIWTMDNNHRYTYVSPSVERFRGFKPEEMLGMRFKEGIPPESLAANWDAWKKRSAEAKANGDSAPCIRLEMQLRKKDGSLVWGESMARRLLDGDGNPVGFIGTTRDISERKLIEERLRTSEHFLQAMINATEDAVGLFKVDGTVLAMNRNMARFLGRPSEEAIGRNVFDFVPENMHATVRDTFRRAMEAGVPQTEQTVWSGKILNGVIYPVLDGEKTTAIAVYGRDVTEARFAEEARKKTQEQYRLIVETANEGILGLDANQVITYANKIVADFFGCRVERIIGRSLFDFVAPADREDNLRRMKERKVGLRERYECRFVRRDGSEIWGMVSSTPLMAEDGRLLGAFAMIADITEVKQAHERLVNILDGISAEIYVSDLETNEILFMNASMRDHYGAAEEDATSQGCSKSSLVGEDGEPVGTLVSERYNEKFGRWHLNHDRAIRWLEGRLVHMHMAADITELKTLAAELEQAMTKAEAASLAKNEFLANMSHEIRTPLNGLLGMLQLMQMSELAPIQRDYLETALNSGRSLLQVLNDILDLSKVESGKLELEAIPFELGEVLDQVVATFRHPAKEHGVAMTWKIDASLPRHFVADKGRLRQILFNLVGNAVKFTETGSIEVRAYPLSPVAEDGSVRLLFQVTDTGIGIPRDKVDSIFDPFTQVDGSSTRKYQGTGLGLGIVRRLVALMGGSISVDTEEGEGTSIFFTINARTAEPPDCPGLVPAAASGNGGLSILVAEDERVNRVVIQRILEKLGHRAECVSSGEEALRVLRERSFDLFLSDIQMPGLDGVATTKVLRNDLKLGIPVIALTAHAMQGDRDRFIKAGMNGYVSKPFEIDTLQQEIERVLDELRS; encoded by the coding sequence ATGAAAAAATTTATAAACGAGCCTAGCGTCAACGCACAAGCCGAAGAGGCGCCCGATCAATCGCCCCAGCCAGGTTGGGGTGAATCCTTCATTGATCCCGCCTGTTTCAAGGAATTATGCGAGGCCTTGGGCGACGGCGTGGTCAAGGCCGACATCACGGGGATCATCCTTGAGGCCAACACGACCTTCTGCGACATGGTCGGCCATGCCCGGAAGGACGTGATCGGCAAAAGCGTGCTCGATTTCACGCCCGAGCGCGAACGCGAAAGCGAGCGCGAGTCCATCCGCCTCCTGATTGAATCCGGCAAGTCCTCCCACGAAAAGGAAAAGGGCCTGCTCACCGCCGACGGCCGGGAATTGCTGATCCAGGTCAGTTGCCGACTTCAGCACGACAAGTCGGGTGACCCAGTGTCCCTGTGGGGCATCTTCCGCGACATCACCGACCGGCGTTCCGCCGAGAATCGGGCCCGCGACAACTTGGAAAAATACCGGTTCCTGGCCGAGAACGCGACCGACGTCATCTGGACCATGGACAACAACCACCGCTACACCTACGTCAGCCCGTCCGTGGAGCGCTTCCGGGGGTTCAAGCCCGAGGAAATGCTCGGCATGCGTTTCAAGGAGGGCATCCCCCCGGAATCCCTGGCCGCGAACTGGGACGCGTGGAAAAAACGCAGCGCCGAGGCGAAGGCCAACGGCGACTCCGCCCCCTGCATCCGGCTGGAAATGCAGCTCCGGAAAAAGGACGGCTCCCTGGTCTGGGGCGAATCCATGGCTCGACGCCTGCTGGACGGGGACGGCAATCCCGTGGGCTTCATCGGGACCACGCGGGACATCTCGGAACGCAAGCTCATCGAGGAGCGGCTGCGCACCAGCGAACATTTCCTCCAGGCCATGATCAACGCCACCGAGGATGCGGTGGGGCTGTTCAAAGTGGATGGCACGGTCCTGGCCATGAACCGGAACATGGCCCGTTTCCTGGGGCGGCCCAGCGAAGAGGCCATCGGGCGGAACGTCTTCGATTTCGTGCCGGAAAACATGCACGCCACGGTCCGCGACACCTTCCGCCGGGCAATGGAAGCGGGCGTTCCCCAGACCGAACAGACGGTCTGGTCCGGGAAGATTCTCAACGGGGTCATCTATCCGGTGCTGGACGGCGAGAAAACCACGGCCATCGCCGTGTACGGCCGGGACGTGACCGAGGCCCGCTTCGCCGAGGAAGCGCGCAAGAAAACCCAGGAACAATACCGGCTCATCGTGGAGACGGCCAACGAAGGTATCCTCGGCCTGGACGCCAACCAGGTCATCACCTACGCCAACAAGATCGTAGCCGACTTCTTCGGCTGCCGGGTGGAGCGGATCATCGGCAGAAGCCTGTTCGACTTCGTGGCCCCGGCCGACCGGGAGGACAACCTGCGGCGCATGAAGGAACGCAAGGTCGGCCTGCGCGAACGGTACGAATGCCGTTTCGTGCGCCGAGACGGATCCGAGATTTGGGGTATGGTCTCCTCCACCCCGCTCATGGCCGAGGACGGCAGACTGCTCGGGGCGTTCGCCATGATCGCGGACATCACCGAAGTCAAGCAAGCCCACGAAAGGCTGGTGAACATCCTGGACGGAATCAGCGCGGAAATTTACGTGAGCGACCTTGAGACCAACGAAATTCTATTCATGAACGCCAGCATGCGCGACCATTACGGCGCGGCGGAGGAGGACGCGACCAGCCAGGGCTGTTCCAAGTCCAGCCTGGTGGGCGAGGACGGCGAACCCGTGGGCACCCTGGTCTCGGAGCGCTACAATGAGAAATTCGGGCGCTGGCATCTCAATCACGACCGGGCCATCCGCTGGCTGGAGGGACGCCTGGTGCACATGCACATGGCCGCGGACATCACCGAACTCAAGACCTTGGCGGCCGAGTTGGAGCAGGCCATGACCAAGGCCGAGGCGGCCAGCCTGGCCAAAAACGAATTCCTGGCCAACATGAGCCACGAAATCCGCACTCCCCTCAACGGACTGCTCGGCATGCTCCAGCTCATGCAGATGAGCGAGTTGGCGCCCATCCAGCGGGATTATCTGGAGACGGCCCTGAATTCGGGACGAAGCCTGCTTCAGGTGCTCAACGACATCCTGGACCTGTCCAAGGTGGAATCGGGCAAGCTGGAGCTGGAGGCGATCCCCTTCGAACTGGGCGAGGTCCTGGACCAGGTGGTCGCCACCTTCCGCCATCCGGCGAAGGAGCACGGCGTGGCCATGACGTGGAAGATCGACGCGTCCCTGCCCCGGCATTTCGTGGCCGACAAAGGGCGGCTGCGGCAGATTCTGTTCAACCTGGTGGGCAACGCGGTCAAATTCACCGAGACCGGCTCCATCGAAGTCCGCGCCTATCCGCTCTCCCCCGTGGCCGAGGACGGTTCGGTCCGCCTGCTCTTCCAAGTCACGGACACGGGCATCGGCATTCCCCGGGACAAGGTGGACAGCATCTTCGACCCCTTCACCCAGGTGGACGGCTCCTCCACCCGCAAATACCAGGGCACCGGCCTGGGGTTGGGCATCGTCCGGCGGCTGGTCGCGCTCATGGGCGGTTCCATCAGCGTGGACACCGAGGAAGGGGAAGGAACCAGCATCTTCTTCACCATCAACGCCCGAACCGCCGAACCGCCGGACTGCCCGGGCCTCGTTCCGGCGGCGGCTTCGGGAAACGGCGGCCTGTCCATCCTGGTGGCCGAAGACGAGCGGGTCAACCGAGTGGTCATCCAGCGCATTCTGGAAAAGCTCGGCCACCGGGCCGAGTGCGTGAGCAGCGGCGAGGAGGCCCTGCGGGTATTGCGGGAACGGTCCTTCGACCTCTTCCTGTCGGACATCCAGATGCCCGGCCTGGACGGCGTGGCCACCACCAAGGTCCTGCGCAACGACCTGAAGCTGGGTATCCCGGTCATCGCCCTGACCGCCCACGCCATGCAGGGCGATCGCGACCGTTTCATCAAGGCGGGTATGAACGGGTACGTATCCAAGCCGTTCGAGATCGACACCCTGCAGCAGGAAATCGAGCGGGTCCTCGACGAACTCCGATCTTAA